A genomic segment from Leptolyngbya boryana PCC 6306 encodes:
- a CDS encoding tetratricopeptide repeat protein, with product MTLDSNPKHDQLSVERDTVLPIEDANRVVSESFHADGAEANQLLNLGIELHQRGELHAALNTLQKAHLLYWEMNDQQGAKQALEALGQVCYTLGEYAKAIDYSQRSLVLAQQIRQYLSSVKLLGTLGNAYRHLADHEKAIDYQKQSLMLAQELRDQRSEMAALNNLGLAYKAANEPEIAIKCEQKALEIAQKLQDYVATGQILKNLGNAFYALGDFEQAIAYYQQRLELAGKLGDQRLELQVLRNLGNACNVTGNYETAIAYNLRRVEIAQKLGDVRTQEQALGSLCVAYEALGRTTCAIKYYQQRLELARQNQDERLELYLLSNLKSAFSMLGDYTKASEYSAQARLG from the coding sequence ATGACTCTTGATTCAAATCCCAAGCACGATCAGCTTTCAGTGGAGCGCGACACTGTTCTCCCGATCGAAGATGCGAACAGAGTTGTCTCAGAATCATTCCATGCAGATGGTGCCGAGGCAAATCAACTGTTGAACTTGGGAATAGAGTTACATCAACGCGGAGAACTCCATGCAGCGCTCAATACATTGCAGAAAGCGCATCTTCTGTATTGGGAAATGAATGATCAGCAAGGCGCAAAGCAGGCTCTTGAGGCATTAGGACAAGTCTGCTATACGTTGGGCGAGTATGCAAAAGCGATCGATTATTCGCAGCGGAGTCTTGTCCTAGCGCAGCAAATTCGGCAGTATCTCAGTAGCGTCAAACTGTTGGGAACACTCGGAAATGCGTATCGACATCTTGCAGACCACGAGAAAGCGATCGACTATCAGAAACAGAGTTTGATGTTAGCGCAGGAACTTCGCGATCAGCGGAGTGAGATGGCAGCCCTGAACAATTTGGGATTAGCCTACAAGGCAGCAAATGAACCGGAGATCGCGATCAAGTGTGAGCAGAAAGCATTGGAAATCGCCCAGAAATTGCAAGATTATGTCGCCACGGGACAGATTTTGAAGAATTTAGGCAACGCCTTCTACGCGCTCGGCGATTTTGAGCAAGCCATCGCTTATTACCAACAACGATTGGAGTTAGCAGGTAAATTAGGCGACCAGCGGTTGGAATTGCAGGTTTTACGGAATTTAGGCAACGCTTGTAATGTGACCGGAAATTATGAAACTGCGATCGCATATAATCTGCGGCGAGTTGAGATTGCACAAAAATTAGGTGATGTCCGTACACAGGAACAAGCGTTGGGGAGCCTGTGTGTGGCTTATGAAGCATTAGGTCGAACGACTTGCGCAATCAAATATTATCAGCAGCGATTGGAACTGGCACGTCAGAACCAGGATGAGCGATTGGAGTTGTATTTACTCAGCAATCTCAAGTCAGCATTCTCGATGCTTGGAGACTATACCAAAGCGAGTGAATATAGCGCACAAGCAAGACTAGGCTAG
- a CDS encoding molybdopterin-dependent oxidoreductase has protein sequence MQNFSRRDFLKIAGISSSGLILGGCGVPIFADVVGAVSEPFNQKFEELLFKPQTPVPEFAANQIEPAQLIVNTFGFTPQIDPARFRLIIDGEVNQPMSLSLEDIYKLPLTSMIIRHVCVEGWAAIVQWGGVRLRDLIQLAQPKPGVQYVYFQSADRYLESWDLRSCLHPQTLMAYQKNGQPLPIENGAPLRLASPIKLGYKQSKWVTRITLVSQLGRSKGYWEDQGYEWFAGL, from the coding sequence ATGCAAAATTTTTCGCGACGTGACTTTCTCAAAATCGCTGGCATTTCAAGTTCAGGGTTAATTCTCGGGGGGTGTGGAGTCCCTATCTTTGCAGATGTCGTTGGAGCCGTTTCAGAACCTTTCAATCAAAAATTTGAAGAACTGCTATTCAAGCCCCAAACTCCAGTACCAGAATTCGCAGCGAATCAGATTGAACCGGCTCAATTGATCGTCAACACCTTTGGATTCACCCCACAAATCGATCCTGCTCGCTTCCGTCTGATCATTGATGGCGAAGTCAATCAACCGATGTCACTTAGCCTAGAAGACATTTACAAATTACCCTTGACCTCAATGATCATTCGTCACGTATGTGTCGAGGGTTGGGCAGCGATCGTGCAATGGGGCGGAGTCAGACTGCGCGATTTAATCCAACTCGCACAGCCTAAACCCGGTGTGCAATATGTCTATTTTCAATCTGCCGATCGCTATTTAGAAAGTTGGGATCTGCGATCGTGTTTGCATCCTCAAACACTGATGGCTTATCAAAAGAACGGTCAACCCTTACCGATCGAAAATGGCGCACCTCTCCGCCTCGCCTCCCCGATCAAATTAGGCTACAAACAAAGCAAATGGGTGACTCGCATTACGCTCGTCAGCCAGCTCGGTCGCTCAAAAGGCTACTGGGAAGATCAAGGCTACGAATGGTTTGCAGGATTATAA
- a CDS encoding ATP-binding protein, with the protein MTSVLASEISLYELVAGSTSAPFAMQVSPVTFKALMSSLLDLLVEQNDTASVWVKLPKGDAWQTEFDRYLERAGADQQIHCFKNQRDDNPDADLKQAFAGLERTGTNQPSTVLVSPESPLRREYFLLIWSKQFCGLLVGHRARLAPVLREGDTLVQVDEDGTEKKQSLMAFLVVDPIVVREAIASLQPLMPRSATLPEWETFDPMLVNQLLTKHIQRQEELWQRASTHRKQAEMANLLQLQNEELLSTIRLKDEFLHNVGQELRTPLTNMKTALTLLNSPSLKPPQKQRYMDLLARECDRQSSLITSLLDLVSLDQMAEQTTVQALSLGDIVPGVVSTYQPLAEEKGVRLAYTIPENLPAISCFPTWLKQIVINLLHNGIKFTPRGGQVWVRAKQQGDYVQLEFRDTGIGIAAGEIPKIFDRFYRVRQAVDEDMGGAGLGLTIVQKLLLHCGGSISVKSRVGDGSTFNVLLPIYRGSEEG; encoded by the coding sequence ATGACATCAGTTTTGGCTTCTGAGATTTCTTTATATGAACTGGTCGCAGGTTCGACTTCAGCGCCGTTTGCGATGCAAGTTAGCCCGGTGACATTTAAGGCATTGATGAGTAGCCTCCTCGATCTACTGGTTGAGCAGAATGATACAGCTTCGGTATGGGTAAAGTTACCGAAGGGAGATGCGTGGCAAACAGAGTTTGATCGCTATTTGGAGCGAGCAGGGGCGGATCAACAAATTCACTGCTTTAAGAATCAGCGAGACGACAATCCCGATGCTGACTTAAAACAGGCATTCGCAGGGCTTGAGCGGACGGGGACAAACCAGCCCTCAACAGTTTTAGTATCGCCGGAGAGTCCGTTAAGACGAGAATATTTTTTGCTGATCTGGTCGAAACAGTTTTGTGGTTTGTTAGTGGGGCATCGGGCAAGACTTGCCCCGGTTTTACGGGAAGGGGATACGCTGGTTCAAGTGGATGAAGACGGCACTGAGAAGAAGCAGTCTTTGATGGCATTTTTGGTCGTTGATCCGATCGTCGTGCGCGAAGCGATCGCAAGTTTACAGCCTCTTATGCCTAGGAGTGCGACGTTGCCAGAGTGGGAGACGTTCGATCCGATGCTCGTCAATCAATTGTTAACAAAGCATATTCAGCGACAAGAGGAATTATGGCAGCGGGCAAGTACCCATCGCAAACAAGCTGAAATGGCGAATTTGCTTCAGCTTCAGAATGAGGAATTACTGAGTACAATTCGGTTGAAAGATGAGTTTCTGCATAATGTAGGGCAGGAGTTACGCACGCCATTGACCAATATGAAAACGGCATTGACGTTGCTAAATTCGCCGAGTCTAAAGCCGCCTCAAAAGCAGCGCTATATGGATTTGTTGGCGAGAGAATGCGATCGCCAAAGTTCACTGATTACAAGTTTGCTCGATCTCGTGAGCTTAGATCAGATGGCAGAGCAAACCACGGTTCAGGCGTTAAGTTTGGGGGATATTGTGCCGGGAGTCGTGAGTACATATCAACCACTGGCAGAAGAGAAAGGGGTGCGGTTAGCCTATACGATTCCAGAGAATTTGCCTGCAATTTCGTGCTTTCCGACTTGGTTGAAGCAGATTGTGATTAATCTGTTGCACAACGGAATCAAGTTCACACCGCGAGGGGGACAGGTCTGGGTGAGAGCGAAGCAGCAGGGTGATTATGTGCAGCTTGAGTTTCGCGATACGGGCATTGGCATTGCGGCTGGAGAGATTCCGAAGATTTTCGATCGCTTTTATCGGGTGCGGCAAGCGGTGGATGAAGATATGGGCGGGGCTGGATTGGGTTTAACGATCGTTCAAAAATTGTTGCTGCATTGCGGAGGTTCTATCTCGGTAAAGAGCCGGGTAGGAGATGGATCGACGTTTAATGTGCTACTGCCGATTTATCGAGGATCAGAAGAAGGGTAA
- the egtD gene encoding L-histidine N(alpha)-methyltransferase produces the protein MIATQKNSQPDRFRWIPLSKSIPQADTGEEVIQGLAGNPKTLPCRYFYDDRGSQLFEQICDTPEYYPTRTEQGILERYAPEIVKLTGNCELIELGSGSSRKTRVLLEAYGQLEQPLYYFPIDVSEGILRSTALDLLNQYPTLRVCGLAGTYEQALAELPSSELENRMLIFLGSTLGNLDQSERDRFLTQIQHALKPGEFFLLGVDLQKSVDLLEAAYNDAQEVTAAFNLNILQHLNQQFQGNFDLTQFQHLAFYNPVEDRIEMHLQSLINQIVKLDALNYQVALQVGETIRTELSHKFHLPILELELEHHALHPLQIWTDARSHFGVLLCQRQCTSLDCP, from the coding sequence CATTGAGCAAATCAATTCCCCAAGCTGATACAGGTGAAGAGGTCATTCAAGGACTAGCAGGCAATCCGAAAACGCTGCCTTGCCGTTATTTTTATGACGATCGCGGTTCACAACTATTCGAGCAGATCTGTGATACCCCAGAATACTATCCAACCCGCACTGAACAAGGCATCTTAGAAAGATATGCCCCAGAGATTGTGAAACTGACAGGAAATTGTGAATTGATTGAACTGGGTAGCGGCAGTTCTCGGAAAACTCGTGTCCTCCTCGAAGCTTATGGGCAGTTGGAGCAACCTCTCTATTATTTTCCGATCGATGTCAGCGAAGGCATTCTCAGAAGTACTGCTCTCGATCTATTAAATCAGTATCCAACTTTGCGGGTTTGTGGGTTAGCTGGAACTTATGAACAAGCCTTAGCAGAACTGCCCTCCTCTGAATTAGAAAATCGAATGCTAATTTTTCTAGGAAGTACTCTAGGAAATTTGGATCAGTCAGAGCGCGATCGCTTTCTCACACAAATCCAACATGCGCTCAAGCCTGGGGAGTTTTTCTTATTAGGGGTAGACTTGCAGAAGTCGGTTGATCTTCTCGAAGCTGCTTATAACGACGCTCAGGAAGTTACGGCCGCATTTAATCTCAATATTTTGCAGCATCTCAATCAGCAATTTCAGGGCAATTTCGATCTCACCCAGTTTCAGCATCTCGCTTTTTACAATCCTGTAGAGGATCGCATTGAAATGCATTTACAAAGTCTCATCAATCAGATTGTTAAGTTAGATGCACTAAACTATCAAGTTGCATTACAGGTAGGGGAAACGATTCGCACTGAACTCTCTCATAAGTTCCATCTCCCGATTCTAGAGCTAGAGCTTGAACATCACGCATTGCACCCTCTCCAAATCTGGACTGATGCGCGATCTCATTTTGGAGTTCTCCTCTGTCAGCGTCAATGTACTTCGCTGGATTGTCCATAA
- a CDS encoding transposase family protein yields MKLLQHFLPDSQKLRLEHWHFKDSEPHLWAVFTSTQTRAECPACRQSSQRVHSRYQRTLEDLSMAQCRLTLQVKVRKFFCLNPTCLRRIFTERLPAVAAPWARKTLRLVLQLQQFGLALGGAAGSTLVKQLGYVVSGSSL; encoded by the coding sequence GTGAAACTCCTCCAACATTTTCTGCCTGACTCTCAAAAACTTCGGCTCGAACATTGGCATTTTAAGGATTCAGAACCTCACTTATGGGCAGTCTTCACCTCAACTCAGACAAGGGCGGAATGCCCGGCTTGTCGTCAATCTAGCCAACGAGTGCATAGCCGTTATCAACGAACCTTAGAAGACTTGTCAATGGCACAATGCCGCCTGACGCTCCAGGTCAAAGTGCGAAAGTTCTTCTGTCTCAATCCGACCTGTTTGCGTCGAATCTTTACCGAGCGGCTTCCAGCAGTGGCAGCACCTTGGGCAAGAAAAACACTGCGTTTGGTGCTGCAATTGCAGCAGTTCGGGTTAGCCTTGGGCGGTGCTGCTGGCTCAACTCTTGTGAAACAACTGGGCTATGTCGTCAGTGGCAGTAGTCTTTAG
- a CDS encoding cytochrome b/b6 domain-containing protein: MELKVLPKQAILAKTFHWINVVSLFIMLTSGIQIYNANPVFGGRQGMTIPPIFALGGWLAGGRDWHFAGMWLFSLNLVWYGIYVLVTRRWRHRFVGTNDIQALQTGKNPKRKAYAWHRLVYTSIVPILLLAILSGIGMYKPAQFPWIVEMFGDWQALRVVHFLSVPTVIGFAIVHSLLVLKVGGSRLIDSMFW; the protein is encoded by the coding sequence ATGGAATTAAAAGTTCTCCCAAAACAGGCAATTCTTGCCAAAACCTTTCACTGGATCAATGTTGTCAGTTTATTCATCATGCTGACCAGTGGAATCCAGATCTACAATGCCAATCCTGTGTTTGGAGGACGGCAAGGTATGACCATTCCGCCCATTTTTGCATTAGGGGGATGGCTGGCAGGTGGGCGAGATTGGCACTTTGCAGGCATGTGGCTTTTCTCACTCAATTTAGTTTGGTATGGGATTTACGTACTTGTGACCCGGCGATGGCGGCATCGATTTGTGGGCACAAACGATATTCAAGCCCTGCAAACTGGAAAGAATCCCAAACGCAAAGCGTATGCGTGGCATCGACTCGTTTATACGTCGATCGTGCCGATTCTCCTGCTCGCCATTCTCAGCGGGATTGGTATGTATAAACCCGCTCAATTTCCTTGGATTGTCGAGATGTTTGGCGACTGGCAAGCGTTGCGAGTGGTGCATTTCCTAAGTGTGCCAACGGTGATTGGATTTGCGATCGTTCATTCTCTCCTCGTGCTGAAAGTCGGCGGCAGTCGCCTGATCGATTCAATGTTCTGGTAA
- a CDS encoding alpha/beta fold hydrolase has product MTGTANQVVSLPTFEKLTWDWQGHSIQYTVLGTGEPLVLIHGFGASIGHWRKNIPVLAQAGYQVYAIDLLGFGGSAKPALDYTVELWVELIRDFWAANIQRPTVFIGNSIGGLLCLMILANHPEIAAGGVLLNPAGGLNHRPEELNLPLRLVMGTFAKLVGSKQFGRWMFDQVRQKGRIRNSLRQVYRDPEAITDELVDLLHEPSCHPGAQQVFASVLMAPPGPKPTELLPNIQSPLLVIWGEADPWTPIAGSQIYQSLVHSQPVQFVSIPNAGHCPHDERPEVVNEFIIQWLTEQK; this is encoded by the coding sequence ATGACTGGCACTGCAAATCAAGTCGTCTCTCTGCCCACGTTTGAGAAACTGACGTGGGATTGGCAAGGGCATTCGATTCAGTACACCGTTCTGGGAACTGGGGAGCCTTTGGTATTGATTCATGGGTTCGGAGCTTCGATCGGGCATTGGCGAAAAAATATTCCAGTCTTGGCACAGGCAGGATATCAGGTATATGCGATCGATCTGCTCGGATTTGGAGGATCGGCAAAGCCTGCACTCGACTACACCGTTGAACTTTGGGTGGAATTAATTCGAGATTTTTGGGCAGCAAACATTCAGCGACCCACCGTGTTTATCGGAAATTCGATCGGGGGATTGCTCTGCCTCATGATTTTAGCGAATCACCCTGAAATCGCAGCAGGTGGAGTTTTGCTCAATCCAGCAGGCGGACTGAATCATCGCCCGGAGGAGTTAAACCTGCCGTTGCGATTGGTCATGGGAACATTTGCCAAATTGGTTGGATCAAAGCAGTTTGGACGATGGATGTTTGATCAAGTGCGTCAGAAAGGACGAATTCGCAACAGTCTCAGGCAGGTTTACCGCGATCCGGAGGCGATCACAGATGAATTAGTGGATTTATTGCATGAACCGTCTTGTCACCCAGGCGCTCAGCAAGTCTTTGCATCTGTGTTGATGGCACCGCCGGGACCGAAACCAACCGAGTTATTACCGAATATTCAATCCCCGCTTCTGGTGATTTGGGGGGAGGCAGACCCTTGGACACCGATCGCAGGATCACAAATCTACCAATCCCTTGTCCACTCCCAGCCTGTGCAATTCGTCTCAATTCCTAATGCAGGACATTGCCCCCATGACGAGCGTCCAGAGGTTGTCAATGAGTTCATTATTCAGTGGCTCACCGAACAGAAATAG